A genomic segment from Nymphalis io chromosome 15, ilAglIoxx1.1, whole genome shotgun sequence encodes:
- the LOC126773597 gene encoding uncharacterized protein LOC126773597 — protein MLPFLISKTKLMQIKKQKPNEQKSKAKTVFKTGNNLAKSKPRRVKRKPLNIPMAISTTPCDCALMHVTRIVLNYAPKSRKRGASNIVFSVTSWGTGQQKRLKLPSIQIKKKFIKKENTLAYDSNDFFKKLENQLKALNLGKVLKNKKSETPASQRSVGGKEADNDHEHIANVDENSGEVRRRGKRRRKGRPGGSDRLTSAGLAAQAQQDPETQIAGIVTDSQNPSSRCSISQAVEDDIILPVIKTSVAKKTDSFLDDDILKYLHREVDEEAIETEFDTKRRYVLEEAFRTRPERPYSQEMQNLLRELRIPAVSLGDWLHIPRVFSRQNAQFSLPIDSNALETLTPMQYAARFVILKKSKQLLYLTVLRKFRQRGYRMPIKNLQEGLMLMMGGILSLEQAKQFGSIMEWDDYEEDENIPDEIKLTLLETGYRKDYHMEGGDTGESDAQTIKYRTWCGLCGICERMYGRFPPRDKDPPDGMELSDFTMIETKLAMLKVHCGLIEVLNTIRIR, from the exons ATGTTACCATTTCTGATATCAAAGACTAAattaatgcaaattaaaaaacaaaaaccgaACGAGCAAAAGTCAAAAGCGAAAACGGTGTTTAAAACGGGAAATAATTTAGCTAAGTCTAAACCGAGACGCGTGAAACGTAAACCTCTGAATATTCCAATGGCTATTTCAACGACGCCGTGTGATTGTGCACTGATGCACGTGACGAGGATAGTTTTAAACTACGCCCCAAAAAGTAGGAAGCGTGGTGCATCGAATATAGTATTTTCGGTGACGTCTTGGGGTACAGGGCAACAGAAAAGGCTTAAACTGCctagtattcaaataaaaaagaagttcataaagaaagaaaatacgTTAGCATATGatagtaatgatttttttaaaaaactcgAG aaCCAACTAAAAGCTTTAAATCTAGGAAAAGTACTTAAGAACAAGAAAAGTGAAACACCAGCTTCACAGCGATCCGTGGGAGGAAAGGAAGCTGATAATGACCATGAGCATATCGCAAACGTCGATGagaata GTGGTGAAGTTCGGCGACGTGGTAAAAGACGCCGTAAGGGCAGACCTGGAGGTAGTGATCGTTTGACTTCAGCTGGACTAGCAGCCCAAGCTCAGCAGGACCCTGAAACACAa ATCGCAGGTATAGTTACGGACTCCCAAAATCCTAGTTCCCGATGCTCGATATCTCAAGCGGTTGAGGATGATATTATTCTGCCGGTGATCAAGACTAGTGTAGCGAAAAAGACAGACTCATTCCTTGACGATGATATTTTGAAGTATTTACATAGGGAGGTGGATGAAGAAGCTATCGAGACTGAATTCGACACTAAG CGTCGGTATGTCCTAGAAGAAGCATTTCGGACTCGTCCCGAGCGTCCCTACTCTCAAGAAATGCAGAATCTTCTTCGTGAGCTACGAATACCGGCAGTCAGCTTGGGTGATTGGCTTCACATACCAAGAGTGTTTTCCAGACAGAACGCCCAGTTCAGCTTGCCGATCGATTCCAACGCTTTAGAAA ccCTAACACCAATGCAGTATGCAGCACGGTtcgtaatattgaaaaaatcaaaacaactcCTTTACTTGACCGTTTTGAGGAAGTTCAGACAAAGAGGATACAGGATGCCAATAAAA AACTTACAAGAAGGTCTTATGCTTATGATGGGTGGCATTCTTTCACTGGAACAAGCAAAGCAGTTTGGAAGCATCATGGAATGGGATGATTACGAAGAAGACGAGAACATTCCCGATGAGATTAAACTTACCCTTCTCGAAACTGGTTATAGAAAAGACTATCATATGGAAGGAGGCGATACAGGCGAG TCTGATGCACAAACGATAAAATACAGAACTTGGTGCGGTCTATGCGGAATTTGCGAACGAATGTACGGGCGCTTTCCGCCTCGAGATAAGGACCCTCCTGACGGT aTGGAACTTAGCGATTTTACTATGATAGAAACGAAGCTTGCTATGTTAAAAGTACACTGTGGACTCATTGAAGTGCTAAATACAATTAGAATACGatag
- the LOC126773590 gene encoding uncharacterized protein LOC126773590 isoform X1 yields MSLDGDRSTDEYIVTALQIFHYCGANSTNTLRVDDLMDKFAPFVKTNKAEYSYLRSLLDPNQSNPEITVSMLASTLNKYSENQKVKVDLDESFNLKSGQGPHDSDSGISTDGFQLLEELQCELREKSHLAHQLRTQLEYSDRHHEEALAALSAERDTLRAHLNMLREESSSLSRARRDYEEACERLCGAERALGDARRDLDTSRRAARVLTEQVALLETEKLTLQELLSKSKEECHRINDMYASRQSTLLVENETLRTEHAHLTARLQDQDEFMQHIIKEKDLLEMELKDMLNKSNQNHLRLDRSIDVSYTEDQMLTALDTLNADSRFTQEGLLDEESFVKALKEDQGRATNMSLFDEIRLSFCNMSRHNITDLNSTQPSDKLSEHDNSLITVATQTENELYSVDIKDDICKLCKHKTHDDYDPLRNSTTQTDEKEQYSYNNKDDICLNDDEIQNKIKYDITLSTSSSQTIDLPLTDPHAYIHNMQYKKIGTQNKMTNTSWQLLEVFKDIEVMNFGTQTDAIEIQPYANNNNIPVCIECHKCVECERLNKYTAKLESELKHAQRTAEELQIELHKYEINLNILKRYVDDRNEDNHYLKTVVANLRAQLDVLEGACANQSINQVYVTRSTGNQTESEQSSVSIQADIPCTDCAKRHTPHSGLGKYLWEPLKCVFQLLAVLCFVCALCALCGVSRARRSCREPLPWRWLQLHDLLDLLLSVEYVADVPM; encoded by the exons atgagtcTAGACGGTGATCGAAGCACTGACG aaTATATCGTCACGGCCCTGCAGATCTTTCATTATTGCGGTGCTAATAGTACTAATACTTTACGGGTTGATGATTTAATGGACAAATTCGCGCCTTTTGTCAAAACAAATAA GGCTGAGTATAGTTATCTCCGATCACTATTGGACCCCAATCAGAGCAATCCTGAGATAACAGTTTCAATGCTGGCATCAACATTGAACAAATACAGCGAAAACCAAAAAGTTAAAGTTGACTTGGATgaaag TTTTAATCTGAAGAGTGGACAGGGCCCACATGATTCTGATTCTGGCATATCTACTGATG GATTTCAATTGCTAGAAGAGTTGCAATGCGAGTTGCGCGAAAAGTCCCACTTGGCCCACCAACTGCGCACGCAACTCGAATACTCGGACCGGCACCACGAGGAGGCGCTGGCGGCGCTCAGCGCGGAGCGGGACACTCTGCGGGCACATCTTAATAT GTTACGCGAGGAGTCGTCGTCGCTGAGCAGGGCGCGGCGCGACTACGAGGAGGCGTGCGAGCGGCTGTgcggcgccgagcgcgcgcTGGGCGACGCGCGCCGCGACCTCGACACgtcgcgccgcgccgcgcgcgtGCTCACCGAGCAGGTCGCGCTGCTGGAGACCGAG AAACTGACCCTCCAAGAATTGTTATCTAAATCTAAAGAAGAATGTCATCGTATCAACGACATGTACGCGTCTCGGCAGTCCACCCTACTAGTAGAGAATGAGACCCTGAGAACGGAGCATGCTCATCTAACAGCTCGTCTGCAGGACCAGGATGAGTTTATGCAACATATTATAAAGGAAAAA GATCTTCTAGAAATGGAACTAAAAGATATGCTGAATAAATCCAATCAAAATCACTTGCGCTTGGACCGCTCAATCGATGTCAGCTACACGGAGGACCAGATGTTAACAGCGCTGGACACTCTTAATGCTGATAGCAGATTTACACAag AAGGTTTGCTGGATGAAGAATCGTTTGTAAAGGCTCTCAAAGAGGATCAGGGTCGGGCTACGAATATGTCCCTCTTCGATGAAATACGATTGAGTTTTTGTAACATGTCCAGACATAATATCACCGATCTCAACTCTACTCAGCCTTCCGATAAGCTATCAGAACACGACAACTCCCTAATAACAGTTGCCACGCAAACAGAGAATGAACTTTATTCAGTAGACATAAAGGacgatatttgtaaattatgtaaacataaaaCTCATGACGATTATGATCCGTTAAGGAATAGTACAACGCAAACTGATGAAAAAGAACAGTATTCGTATAACAATAAAGACGATATTTGCTTAAACGATgatgaaattcaaaataaaataaaatatgacattacATTAAGTACATCCTCTAGTCAAACGATAGATTTACCATTAACTGACCCTCatgcatacatacataacatgcaatataaaaaaatcgggACACAGAACAAAATGACGAACACGAGTTGGCAATTATTGGAAGTGTTCAAAGACATTGAAGTGATGAATTTCGGTACACAGACGGATGCAATTGAAATTCAACCTTATGCgaataacaataacataccaGTTTGTATTGAATGTCACAAGTGTGTTGAATGcgaaagattaaataaatacacagcGAAGTTAGAAAGTGAATTAAAACACGCGCAACGTACTGCAGAAGAATTGCAAATAGAATTAcacaaatatgaaattaatttaaacatattgaaGCGATATGTAGATGACAGAAATGAGGATAATCATTATTTGAAAACAGTTGTAGCAAATTTAAGAGCCCAGCTTGATGTACTAGAAGGCGCATGcgcaaatcaatcaatcaatcaagtcTATGTCACACGCTCAACGGGAAATCAGACAGAAAGTG AGCAATCATCGGTGTCCATTCAGGCCGATATACCTTGCACCGACTGTGCTAAACGTCACACTCCACATAGCGGTCTTGGGAAATATTTGTG GGAGCCGCTGAAGTGCGTGTTCCAGCTGCTGGCGGTGCTGTGCTTCGTGTGCGCGCTGTGTGCGCTGTGCGGCGTGTCGCGCGCTCGGCGCTCGTGTCGCGAGCCGCTGCCGTGGCGCTGGCTGCAGCTGCACGACCTGCTCGACCTGCTGCTGTCCGTGGAGTACGTCGCCGACGTACCCATGTGA
- the LOC126773590 gene encoding uncharacterized protein LOC126773590 isoform X2: MFVFLYNFLSFIVVIMFVYNILLFNRVLWRFLRSLITVNNNGFQLLEELQCELREKSHLAHQLRTQLEYSDRHHEEALAALSAERDTLRAHLNMLREESSSLSRARRDYEEACERLCGAERALGDARRDLDTSRRAARVLTEQVALLETEKLTLQELLSKSKEECHRINDMYASRQSTLLVENETLRTEHAHLTARLQDQDEFMQHIIKEKDLLEMELKDMLNKSNQNHLRLDRSIDVSYTEDQMLTALDTLNADSRFTQEGLLDEESFVKALKEDQGRATNMSLFDEIRLSFCNMSRHNITDLNSTQPSDKLSEHDNSLITVATQTENELYSVDIKDDICKLCKHKTHDDYDPLRNSTTQTDEKEQYSYNNKDDICLNDDEIQNKIKYDITLSTSSSQTIDLPLTDPHAYIHNMQYKKIGTQNKMTNTSWQLLEVFKDIEVMNFGTQTDAIEIQPYANNNNIPVCIECHKCVECERLNKYTAKLESELKHAQRTAEELQIELHKYEINLNILKRYVDDRNEDNHYLKTVVANLRAQLDVLEGACANQSINQVYVTRSTGNQTESEQSSVSIQADIPCTDCAKRHTPHSGLGKYLWEPLKCVFQLLAVLCFVCALCALCGVSRARRSCREPLPWRWLQLHDLLDLLLSVEYVADVPM, from the exons ATGTTCGTTTTTCTGTacaattttctttcttttatcgtagttataatgtttgtttataatattttactttttaaccgTGTTTTATGGAGATTTTTGAGGAGTTTGAttactgttaataataatg GATTTCAATTGCTAGAAGAGTTGCAATGCGAGTTGCGCGAAAAGTCCCACTTGGCCCACCAACTGCGCACGCAACTCGAATACTCGGACCGGCACCACGAGGAGGCGCTGGCGGCGCTCAGCGCGGAGCGGGACACTCTGCGGGCACATCTTAATAT GTTACGCGAGGAGTCGTCGTCGCTGAGCAGGGCGCGGCGCGACTACGAGGAGGCGTGCGAGCGGCTGTgcggcgccgagcgcgcgcTGGGCGACGCGCGCCGCGACCTCGACACgtcgcgccgcgccgcgcgcgtGCTCACCGAGCAGGTCGCGCTGCTGGAGACCGAG AAACTGACCCTCCAAGAATTGTTATCTAAATCTAAAGAAGAATGTCATCGTATCAACGACATGTACGCGTCTCGGCAGTCCACCCTACTAGTAGAGAATGAGACCCTGAGAACGGAGCATGCTCATCTAACAGCTCGTCTGCAGGACCAGGATGAGTTTATGCAACATATTATAAAGGAAAAA GATCTTCTAGAAATGGAACTAAAAGATATGCTGAATAAATCCAATCAAAATCACTTGCGCTTGGACCGCTCAATCGATGTCAGCTACACGGAGGACCAGATGTTAACAGCGCTGGACACTCTTAATGCTGATAGCAGATTTACACAag AAGGTTTGCTGGATGAAGAATCGTTTGTAAAGGCTCTCAAAGAGGATCAGGGTCGGGCTACGAATATGTCCCTCTTCGATGAAATACGATTGAGTTTTTGTAACATGTCCAGACATAATATCACCGATCTCAACTCTACTCAGCCTTCCGATAAGCTATCAGAACACGACAACTCCCTAATAACAGTTGCCACGCAAACAGAGAATGAACTTTATTCAGTAGACATAAAGGacgatatttgtaaattatgtaaacataaaaCTCATGACGATTATGATCCGTTAAGGAATAGTACAACGCAAACTGATGAAAAAGAACAGTATTCGTATAACAATAAAGACGATATTTGCTTAAACGATgatgaaattcaaaataaaataaaatatgacattacATTAAGTACATCCTCTAGTCAAACGATAGATTTACCATTAACTGACCCTCatgcatacatacataacatgcaatataaaaaaatcgggACACAGAACAAAATGACGAACACGAGTTGGCAATTATTGGAAGTGTTCAAAGACATTGAAGTGATGAATTTCGGTACACAGACGGATGCAATTGAAATTCAACCTTATGCgaataacaataacataccaGTTTGTATTGAATGTCACAAGTGTGTTGAATGcgaaagattaaataaatacacagcGAAGTTAGAAAGTGAATTAAAACACGCGCAACGTACTGCAGAAGAATTGCAAATAGAATTAcacaaatatgaaattaatttaaacatattgaaGCGATATGTAGATGACAGAAATGAGGATAATCATTATTTGAAAACAGTTGTAGCAAATTTAAGAGCCCAGCTTGATGTACTAGAAGGCGCATGcgcaaatcaatcaatcaatcaagtcTATGTCACACGCTCAACGGGAAATCAGACAGAAAGTG AGCAATCATCGGTGTCCATTCAGGCCGATATACCTTGCACCGACTGTGCTAAACGTCACACTCCACATAGCGGTCTTGGGAAATATTTGTG GGAGCCGCTGAAGTGCGTGTTCCAGCTGCTGGCGGTGCTGTGCTTCGTGTGCGCGCTGTGTGCGCTGTGCGGCGTGTCGCGCGCTCGGCGCTCGTGTCGCGAGCCGCTGCCGTGGCGCTGGCTGCAGCTGCACGACCTGCTCGACCTGCTGCTGTCCGTGGAGTACGTCGCCGACGTACCCATGTGA
- the LOC126773600 gene encoding protein deadpan-like → MPCSEDDDSQSGFMSEPSHSMSKAELRKTNKPIMEKKRRARINNCLNELKDLLMDAMDKDPARHSKLEKADILELTVKHLQTLQRQQLAAAIAADPAVLHRFKAGFGDCAVEVRRYLSRLASVPTGLRYRLGNHLNTCITGIERLHPADYPPLIPDPLRLDDERPSAFHYVKSTKPTSPPLSPLSCDSACDSSTELETPPRPVQKFPFPTPPSHSASDQDSSPEQKATVSSTTISPETLKQEALRKKKFMEPLSIVIDVENYKIGIDASPKRAVDYSMRQKLKRHVETIGPMPKLIRLEGERTITLPEKSLSDRLGGTCEKLEPERKVMAEHSAFRKVTGILPYPERKLTIPESIPAVAEKHSLEKRLNTPRTVISHTAESLAQSSSQAIRKVEKDSKESEADSSKSPEQSTSSSEMWRPW, encoded by the exons ATGCCGTGCAGTGAGGATGATGATTCTCAAAGTGGTTTCATGTCGGAGCCATCTCACTCAATGTCCAAAGCGGAATTGCGTAAG acAAATAAACCGATAATGGAGAAAAAGCGGCGCGCGCGCATTAACAATTGTCTCAACGAGCTGAAAGATTTATTAATGGATGCAATGGACAAAGAC CCAGCGCGTCACTCAAAGTTAGAAAAAGCAGACATCCTGGAGTTAACCGTAAAACACCTGCAGACGTTACAACGACAGCAGCTGGCTGCTGCTATAGCTGCTGACCCAGCAGTGCTGCACAGATTTAAAGCTGGCTTCGGAGACTGCGCGGTTGAAGTTCGGAGATACCTCTCCAGACTAGCTAGCGTCCCAACTGGACTTCGTTATCGTCTAGGAAACCATCTAAATACTTGTATAACTGGTATCGAACGCCTCCATCCCGCGGACTATCCTCCATTAATTCCTGATCCTCTACGTCTCGACGACGAAAGACCAAGCGCCTTCCACTATGTCAAGTCTACGAAACCCACAAGCCCACCTCTGAGCCCGCTATCCTGCGACTCAGCGTGTGACTCCTCAACAGAACTGGAGACACCTCCGAGACCAGTGCAAAAGTTTCCTTTCCCGACTCCACCCAGTCATTCTGCATCGGATCAAGATTCGAGTCCAGAACAGAAGGCCACGGTATCCTCAACAACAATATCTCCAGAAACTTTGAAACAGGAAGCTCTAAGGAAAAAGAAATTTATGGAACCCTTGTCTATAGTGATCGACGTTGAAAACTATAAAATCGGTATTGACGCGTCTCCGAAACGTGCAGTTGATTATTCGATGCGTCAAAAGTTAAAACGACACGTCGAAACTATTGGGCCGATGCCGAAGTTAATACGATTAGAGGGAGAGAGGACCATAACATTACCAGAAAAGAGCCTCTCCGACAGATTGGGAGGCACGTGTGAAAAGCTAGAACCGGAGAGAAAAGTGATGGCTGAGCATTCTGCGTTTAGAAAGGTTACAGGAATATTACCTTACCCTGAACGGAAACTGACAATTCCCGAAAGCATACCAGCGGTCGCCGAAAAACATTCGCTTGAGAAAAGGTTGAATACTCCTAGGACAGTGATAAGTCATACAGCGGAGTCGTTAGCTCAGTCTAGTTCACAAGCGATAAGGAAAGTTGAAAAAGATTCCAAAGAAAGTGAAGCAGATAGTTCAAAATCTCCAGAACAGAGCACGTCTAGTTCCGAAATGTGGAGACCTTGGTAA